In the genome of Planococcus donghaensis, the window GGCGTGATCGAAGCCGCTCAAGCAATGGGTGCATCACCCGTACAAATTATTTTTCGCTTCTTAATCCCTGAAGCTCTCAGCTCACTTGTTCTTGCATTAACAATAGCTGTAGTCGGGCTAATCGGTGCATCTGCTATGGCCGGAGCTATTGGCGGTGGTGGTCTTGGGGACTTAGCCATTACATACGGATATCAGAGATTCGATACCTTTATCATGTTTGTCACTGTAGCGATTCTTGTCGTACTCGTGCAAGGTGTTCAATCTTTCGGAAATATTCTATCAAGACGAGTAAGACGTAGTTAACACAAAGTAAACCCTAAAAAAAATCGGAGGAATTATTCATGAAAAAAATTATTGCAACAGCATTACTGACATTATCGGTATTAACCTTAGCGGCGTGCGGAGATGATAGTAGCGCAGAAGACACAACAAAAGTAACACTTGGCATAAGCGGTTCGGATACGACCATATGGGATTACATTGCTGAAAAAGCTGAAAAAGAAGGCATTGATTTAGAAATTCAAACATTTTCTGATTATGTAGCACCCAACTTAGCTCTTGCAGAAGGTGAATTGGATTTGAACGCTTTCCAAACAATTTCGTATTTTGATGAGTTTGTTGCCGAACACAATATTGATATCGTGCCAATTGGCTCCACAGTCATCGCACCAATGGGCTTGTATTCCGATAAATACGAATCTATCGAGGAACTTCCACAAGACTCACAAATCGCTGTCCCTAACGAAGCCACTAACATGGGCCGAGCACTTTTACTTCTGGATGAAGCTGGCTTAATTACACTTTCTGAAGATGCCGGTCTGACAGGAACCGCTGAAGACATTACCGAAAATCCGAAAAACCTTGAAATTGTGCCAATGGTATCCGGTCATACACCGCGCGCTATGCCCGATGTTGCAGCTTCGATTATTAATAATGGTGTTGCAGTAGACGCTGGATTGAATCCCACAGAAGACCCTATCGCTCGCGAAAGTGATACAGCAAAACCTTATATTAACTTGATTGCAGCAAATGCTGAAGATGCAGAAAACGAAGCTTATTTAAAAATCGTTGAATTGTACCAACAAGAAGACACGACTGAATTTATCATTGAACATACAAAAGGAGCTCAAATTCCAACGAACGTTACTGTAGAAGAATTAGTGGACTACCAATAACAAGCATGTAAGGAGGAAATTGAATGACGCTTATCGAAGAAGCAGCTCAGACCATCTCTCAGTCTATCGATTCAAAACGTTCGACATACATTAAAGCAAGTCATGAAATTCATGACCGACCTGAAATTGGCAACCAAGAATTTTTCGCCAGTACGTTATTAATCAGCTTGCTCGAAGAAGCTGGGTTTGCTGTGGAAAAAGGCGTTGCTGGACATGAAACTGCGTTTTTTGCTCGTAAGAAAAGTGAACTTTCTGGCCCCACTATCGCTTATCTCGCTGAATACGATGCACTTCCTGGAATTGGACATGCTTGTGGACACAATATAATTGGCACGACGAGCGTAGCCGCCGCGATTGCCTTGTCTGAAACTCTCGACGCTGTGGGTGGTGAAGTGGTGGTTCTTGGCACACCTGCCGAAGAAGGTGGACCAAATGGGAGTGCAAAAGGCAGTTTTGTCAAACACGGTTTACTTGAAGAAATTGATGCAGCGCTAATGCTCCATCCTTCTGGAAACTCAGCGATCACAGGTCCATCTCTTGCAGTGGATCCACTAGAATTTCACTTTTACGGTAAACCTGCTCATGCAGCCGGTTCTCCTGAAAAAGGCATTAATGCATTAGACGCTGTACTTCAACTGTTTAATAGCATTAAACGCATTGCGTCAGCAATTGCCGTCAGATGCGCGTGTTCATGGTATTATTACGCACGGTGGAGACGCCCCCAATATTATTCCAGAGTATGCGGCTGCGCGATTTTACATTCGCGGAGACTCATGGAAGAAAACGGCGGAAACCGCTCGTAAAGTTCGCGCAATTGCTGAAGGTGCAGCTTTAGCTACTGGTGCTACTGTGAAAATCGAACGATTTCAAAATGAAGTTCGGGATTTAGTGTTAACTTCTCCTTTGGACGATGTAATCCGCAGCGAACTCGAAGCGCAAGGTGAAACCGTAGCCGATTCACGAATTTCTGGACTTGGTTCTACCGACGCTGGCAATATCAGCTATGAAGTTCCAACCGCCCATGGTTATATCAAAATTGGACCTGAAATATTAATTGCACATACCGAAGAGTTTCGTGAAGCAGCAAAATCTAATCAAGGCGATAGAGCATTAATCCGAGGTGCTAAAGCTTTAGCTAACACGGGATATCGTTTGTTGACAGACAAAAATCTATTAGAACAAATCAAAGATGCCCATCAAGCATCTCTTCAACTTAAGCAACAAAACTAATGAAACGATGTCCTCTATGGGCATCGTTTTTCTTTTGCGACAGAATTTTCTTGCTTCGTGGTAAAATGGAAACAAGACTGATTTTAGGGGGATTTATACATGCTTGAAGCGTTAATTGAACGATTAGTACGTTATGCAAAAATTGATACACAATCTGATTTCACGAGTGAGTCAACACCTTCTACGGCCGGGCAATGGGACTTACTCTATGAATTAGAAAAAGAAATGAAGAGCATTGGACTCACAGAAGTTGGAATGGACAATGCTGGATATCTTTTCGGGACCTTGCCTGCCAACACCGATAAAGAAATTCCTGTGATTGGCTTTTTAGCACATGTCGATACAGCGACTGATTTTACTGGCAAAAATGTCAATCCAAAACGCATTGACAATTATGACGGTCAAGACATTCCATTAAGTGACAGTGTCCAGATGACCGTATCAGATTTTCCAGATTTAAAAAATTATGTCGGTCATACATTAATTACAACTGATGGGACGACACTTCTTGGGGCAGATAACAAAGCGGGAATTGCTGAAATCATGACAGCAATGGACTATCTAGCTCAGCACCCAGAAGTCGAACACGGAAAAATTCGCGTTGCGTTTACACCTGACGAAGAAATTGGTCGTGGTCCTCACAAATTTGATGTCGAACGCTTTGGTGCGGAATATGCTTATACGATGGATGGTGGTCCACTTGGCGAACTTCAATACGAAAGTTTTAATGCAGCGAGTGGTAAATTAACGGTTCAAGGGAAAAGTGTTCATCCAGGATCTGCAAAAGATAAAATGGTCAATGCTCAAACTGTCGCGATTCAGTTCCAACAAGAAATGCCAAAAAACGAAGTTCCTGAATTAACGGAGAACTACGAAGGATTTATTCATTTGAATAATTTTGAAGGCACGGTGGAATCTGCTGAATTAAGCTATATTATCCGCGATTTTTATAAAGAAAAGTTCGAAAGCAAAAAACGTCATATGCAAGCTGTCGCTGAAAAACTTCAGCAACAATATGGCGAAAAAGCAATTCAATTAGAAATTGAAGACCAATATTACAATATGCGTGAAAAAATTGAGCCGGTGATGGAAATTGTCGACAACGCCGAGCGTGCAATGATTGCTTTAGGTATTGAACCGAATATTGTACCTGTTCGTGGTGGTACAGATGGTTCCCAATTGTCTTATATGGGACTTCCCACACCAAATATTTTTACGGGCGGCGAAAATTATCATGGGAAATATGAATTTATTTCTGCTGAGAACATGGAAAAGGCTACACAAGTCATTATTGAAATCGTCAAATCAGCTAAATAACAATCAAAAAAGACGTATTGGATGGATTCCAATACGTCTTTTCTTCTTATATAATGCTTCTGCCATTTTGCGCTAAGGCATAATGAATGCCGTGTTGTAAAGTTTGGAAACATTCAAATTTGGATAAATTGATAGCTGCCTCTGTAATGGTCTGGCTCATCTTCGCTGAAATACCAACCAAAATGGTTTGTGTGCCAATTAATGAAGCAGTCGATCCAAGTTTTTCAATCAACATAGCCGCATGTTGTGTGAAGTTAGTATTTAATCCTGTCAGGTCTAAAATTAAATACTTTGCTTTGTGTTTCGGCATATTTTGCAAGGTTTTAACTAATAGTTCTTCTGCACGTGCCTCATCATAAGTTCCAAGTAATGGTACGACAACAATACCTTCTAGCACCGGAATAAGTGGCGATGAGATTTCTTTAATCATTTCACTAAGTTCTCGCGTTTTTTCATCTACTAATCGTTCCAGTTCATTGATTTTTTCCGCTTCTTTTACACGAGATAAGCGATGAATATTTTTTTCAATGGTTTCTTCCGAAGGGAAATACTGAATTATACTTTCTTCATAGCCGTCTAATTGATGATGCACGACCTTGTACCAAATGTTTTCATTGAATAGCGATGAAAATATCCCTGCGTAATGGGCAGGCAAAAAGCTTCCGCCCTCTTTTTTCTCTTGTGCTACGTTAATCGAATGTTCCCAGCTGTTTTTCAAATGCACTTCTAGCGTACGCGCTTCTATATTTAGTTCTTTTATTTCTGCTAATCCCCATCCTGCGGAAGCATAGGTATTGGTTATAAGCCCCGCCGCTTTCTCTACAGAAACATCTTCCATGCCGTGGAAATACTCTCCTACTACTAGTCCTTGACGATAACCTGTGGATTCCAATACAACATTTGCTGCATCTTCCCCAGAGATTTCTTCTATCGAATCAAAAAACATTTTCATAGCTGTTGATGTCCAAAAAAGAACGGATTCCTGTCCTTCAAACAAAAAACGTCCTTTTTCCAACTCCCATTCGAAACTTAAGCCACCTATTGTGATTGCTGATTTAGCGTTCATTGTAAAGCTCCTCCCGTACATTAATTTTATCTTATCATATTTGCTATTTCTTAATAAGAAACTTCATGTTTTAAAAATTGCATTTAAGGAATATAAAGAATAATACAGAAAGGAAGAGGTGCACACTATGTCAGAAAAAGAACAAGAACGTAAAACAAGTGACCATGCTTCTATGGACAATCCTGAACAGTATAAAACGGATGAAAAAACTCTGACCGAAATGCATAAAGAAGAAATGAATGTCGATCCTATCCCAATGGAAGACTTAAAACAAGAAAAGCGAGAAGAAAAAGACAAGCGTGGTTCGAAAGACAGTTCTTCAAGCGAAGAAAAATTTCCTGAGTAAATAAGATGAATTTTCGTAAAAGTGAATCCTTTTGGAAAAGACCGCAGAGACCTATTCTCTGTGGTCTTTTTATGCTATGATTCTCATTTGAACAGGAGTGAGAAGAAATGAAAAACTGGATTTATCCACTGATGGTCGTCGTGGCAGCAAGCTGTTATGGAGTCCTTTCAACTATTATAAAAGTCGCCATGAAAAATGGTTTTACCGCTGCAGAAGCAGTTACTAGCCAATACTTTATCGGGTTCGCATTAGCGGCTCTTTTATTTTTTGTCACACAGCGTAAAATGCCTAAAATTATGGGATGGAAGATTTTAGTGCTTTCCGGCAGCTTCACTGCTGTTACAGGATCAGTTTATGCACATTCACTTAATTATTTACCAGCTTCATTGGCGGTAGTCTTGCTCTTCCAATTCACATGGATTGGCATGTTCTTAGATTGTATTGTTAATCGTAGATGGCTCAAAAGAACAGAGGTTTTTTCATTGCTTATCTTGTTTGCAGGTACTTTACTGGCGGCTGGTATTATCGGAACCGATTTGAGTGGAATTCCTTGGCAAGGTTGGGCTTGGGGAATAGGAGCTGCTTTTTGTTTTTCAGCATTTATGTTTGTTAATGGCAAGGAAATCCATGGCATGGATACTTCCGCACGCCTATTTTATGTATCGTTTTTTGCAGCTATTGTGGTGGGGATTTTCCAAACACCTGAAATTGTTTGGAACGGACAATTGTTCAACGAAGGATTATGGATTTACGGCGTATTATTAGGCTTTTTCGGCATTATTATGCCCATCTATTTCTTTTCGGTTGCCGTGCCACGCGTTGGCTCTGGTCTCTCTTCTATTTTAAGTGCTATGGAATTACCGGTAGCCGTAATTGCATCTGTTCTTATCCTTCATGAAACGTTATCCCTTCTTCAAATTCTAGGGATTTTCATCATTTTAATTGGGATGATTCTTCCGAGTGTCTTTGATCGAACGCCTAAAATCGTCCAACAGATTTAACGACCTGCTAGCGTAGCAGGTCGTTTTATGTTTAGTTCGAATCAAAAAAGGAATAGATAACTACAAAGACAAAAGGAGTGGTATTGGATGAATCAAGAAGAAGTGAAAAAAGAGGCATTAAAAATACTAGAGAATAGTTATGTGGGTACACTCGCAACTATTAAAGGCGACAAACCCCATTCGCGCTATATGACTTTTTTTAACGATGATTTCACACTCTATACAGCTACAAGTAAAAAAACGCAAAAAGTTGATGAGTTGGAAGCCAATCCTCATGCCCATATTCTTTTAGGTTATGACGGGGAAGGTGTCGGGGATTCATTCCTAGAGATTGAAGGAAGCATGTCGCTAAATGATGATCGTGAAATGATTGATAAAGTATGGAACGAACATTTAGAAGGCTGGTTCGAAGGTCCAGATGATCCGAATTTGACCATTCTTGCCATTAAACCTACTCGCGTACGGTTAATGAATAAAAAAGGACAAGAACCTCAATCATTGGAATTGTAAATGCAAAAACGGCTCAGAATTTTGAGCCGTTTTTTTATGTCTTCAATATTTCTCGAAGTCCTTCTTTATTAAACATAAGATCTTCAAGTGTGTATTCATCGAGTACCGTCAAATAAGCATGTAACGCTTTCCCTAAAACACCTCGAAGCCCGCAAACCGGTGAAATCGGGCAACGGTTCGTAGCCGGATCAAAACATTCAACCAAGTGAAAGTCGTCTTCCATTTTTCTAACGACGGTTCCCACATTAATGTTCTGGGGAAGTTCTGCGAGACGAATCCCGCCACCTCGCCCTCTCACCGTGTGAATAAAACCTGCTTTTCCAAGCTCAAATGTCACTTTTGTTAAATGATTTTTTGATATATTGTATGCTTCTGAAATTTCTTGTATCGTTGTCAGTTTATCTGGTTCTTTTGTGCCTAAATAAATCAACACACGTAATGAGAAATCTGTATACATGGTCAACCTCATTTTTCTCACCTCTTCTGACTGTTTATTATAGCGATTTTAGCGTTTGTTCGAAAGCAAATGAACCTCGCTGTCTTCGTTGTAGTGAATTTGAGTATAAATCACGAATAATTAAGTGAGTCGCCCAGAATTTGGTGGGCTTTTTTTGCGTTT includes:
- a CDS encoding MetQ/NlpA family ABC transporter substrate-binding protein; its protein translation is MKKIIATALLTLSVLTLAACGDDSSAEDTTKVTLGISGSDTTIWDYIAEKAEKEGIDLEIQTFSDYVAPNLALAEGELDLNAFQTISYFDEFVAEHNIDIVPIGSTVIAPMGLYSDKYESIEELPQDSQIAVPNEATNMGRALLLLDEAGLITLSEDAGLTGTAEDITENPKNLEIVPMVSGHTPRAMPDVAASIINNGVAVDAGLNPTEDPIARESDTAKPYINLIAANAEDAENEAYLKIVELYQQEDTTEFIIEHTKGAQIPTNVTVEELVDYQ
- the pepT gene encoding peptidase T; protein product: MLEALIERLVRYAKIDTQSDFTSESTPSTAGQWDLLYELEKEMKSIGLTEVGMDNAGYLFGTLPANTDKEIPVIGFLAHVDTATDFTGKNVNPKRIDNYDGQDIPLSDSVQMTVSDFPDLKNYVGHTLITTDGTTLLGADNKAGIAEIMTAMDYLAQHPEVEHGKIRVAFTPDEEIGRGPHKFDVERFGAEYAYTMDGGPLGELQYESFNAASGKLTVQGKSVHPGSAKDKMVNAQTVAIQFQQEMPKNEVPELTENYEGFIHLNNFEGTVESAELSYIIRDFYKEKFESKKRHMQAVAEKLQQQYGEKAIQLEIEDQYYNMREKIEPVMEIVDNAERAMIALGIEPNIVPVRGGTDGSQLSYMGLPTPNIFTGGENYHGKYEFISAENMEKATQVIIEIVKSAK
- a CDS encoding STAS domain-containing protein, translating into MNAKSAITIGGLSFEWELEKGRFLFEGQESVLFWTSTAMKMFFDSIEEISGEDAANVVLESTGYRQGLVVGEYFHGMEDVSVEKAAGLITNTYASAGWGLAEIKELNIEARTLEVHLKNSWEHSINVAQEKKEGGSFLPAHYAGIFSSLFNENIWYKVVHHQLDGYEESIIQYFPSEETIEKNIHRLSRVKEAEKINELERLVDEKTRELSEMIKEISSPLIPVLEGIVVVPLLGTYDEARAEELLVKTLQNMPKHKAKYLILDLTGLNTNFTQHAAMLIEKLGSTASLIGTQTILVGISAKMSQTITEAAINLSKFECFQTLQHGIHYALAQNGRSII
- a CDS encoding EamA family transporter; the protein is MKNWIYPLMVVVAASCYGVLSTIIKVAMKNGFTAAEAVTSQYFIGFALAALLFFVTQRKMPKIMGWKILVLSGSFTAVTGSVYAHSLNYLPASLAVVLLFQFTWIGMFLDCIVNRRWLKRTEVFSLLILFAGTLLAAGIIGTDLSGIPWQGWAWGIGAAFCFSAFMFVNGKEIHGMDTSARLFYVSFFAAIVVGIFQTPEIVWNGQLFNEGLWIYGVLLGFFGIIMPIYFFSVAVPRVGSGLSSILSAMELPVAVIASVLILHETLSLLQILGIFIILIGMILPSVFDRTPKIVQQI
- a CDS encoding pyridoxamine 5'-phosphate oxidase family protein — its product is MNQEEVKKEALKILENSYVGTLATIKGDKPHSRYMTFFNDDFTLYTATSKKTQKVDELEANPHAHILLGYDGEGVGDSFLEIEGSMSLNDDREMIDKVWNEHLEGWFEGPDDPNLTILAIKPTRVRLMNKKGQEPQSLEL
- a CDS encoding RrF2 family transcriptional regulator gives rise to the protein MRLTMYTDFSLRVLIYLGTKEPDKLTTIQEISEAYNISKNHLTKVTFELGKAGFIHTVRGRGGGIRLAELPQNINVGTVVRKMEDDFHLVECFDPATNRCPISPVCGLRGVLGKALHAYLTVLDEYTLEDLMFNKEGLREILKT